In Labrus mixtus chromosome 11, fLabMix1.1, whole genome shotgun sequence, a single window of DNA contains:
- the hibadhb gene encoding 3-hydroxyisobutyrate dehydrogenase b codes for MAAVLRGSRYIVGRCCRNVDFAFVSTRSMASKTQVGFVGLGNMGNPMAKNLLKHGYPVIATDVFPESCKELQELGAQIVDNPAEVADKADRIITMLPSSPNVIDVYTGPNGILKKVKKGSLLIDSSTIDPAVSKEMAAAAEKTGAVFMDAPVSGGVGAASSGKLTFMVGGAEEEFTAAKELLSCMGANVVYCGQVGTGQAAKICNNMLLAIGMIGTSETMNLGVRLGLDPKLLAKILNMSSGRCWSSDTYNPVPGVMEGVPSGNNYQGGFGTQLMAKDLGLAQNTATNTKTPVPLGSLAHQIYRMMCARGYANKDFSSVFQFLREEEGQ; via the exons TCTCCACAAGGTCTATGGCCTCTAAGACACAGGTGGGGTTTGTTGGTCTGGGCAATATGGGAAACCCGATGGCAAAGAACTTGCTGAAGCACGGTTACCCAGTCATTGCTACTGATGTTTTCCCGGAGTCCTGCAAGGAGCTGCAAGAGCTGGGAGCTCAG attGTGGATAATCCTGCTGAAGTAGCAGACAAGGCTGACCGCATTATAACTATGCTCCCCTCTAGTCCCAATGTGATAGATGTGTACACTGGACCCAATGGCATTCTCAA gaaggtgaaGAAAGGCTCTCTGCTTATTGACTCCAGCACCATTGACCCAGCTGTTTCTAAAGAGATGGCTGCAGCTGCGGAGAAGACAGGGGCAGTTTTTATGGATGCACCAGTATCAGGAG GTGTGGGTGCTGCCAGTTCTGGTAAACTGACTTTTATGGTcggaggagcagaagaagaatttaCTGCAGCCAAAGAACTTCTGAGCTGCATGGGAGCCAATGTGGTGTACTGTGGTCAGGTTGGAACTGGACAG gctgcTAAGATCTGTAATAACATGCTTCTGGCGATTGGAATGATAGGGACTTCAGAGACGATGAACTTGGGAGTCAG acttggtctcgatcctaAACTTTTGGCTAAGATCCTGAACATGAGTTCGGGTCGGTGCTGGTCCAGTGATACCTACAACCCTGTGCCCGGAGTCATGGAGGGAGTCCCCTCTGGGAATAACTACCAGGGGGGCTTCGGCACTCAGCTCATGGCCAAG gaTCTCGGCCTTGCACAGAACACAGCCACCAACACGAAGACTCCGGTCCCTCTCGGCTCTTTAGCCCATCAGATCTACCGTATGATGTGCGCGCGTGGTTATGCCAATAAAGATTTCTCCTCAGTGTTTCAGTTCCTGCGTGAGGAGGAGGGCCAATAA